Proteins encoded in a region of the Pieris rapae chromosome 10, ilPieRapa1.1, whole genome shotgun sequence genome:
- the LOC111000114 gene encoding uncharacterized protein LOC111000114 isoform X2, translating into MWLWVLFGLGAVLSADAAGAGAARLVCYVETARTLDFTECTHLIYMGSARGEKLDGILKDYRKHNPKLKIILRVTEEDKDLKDILVSKYIQGLELYNAHKSFNRTKTTETVEDARSAISAANKGPLMLALPAHPELLAKYYDLRALVKKADLMIVHTHALGLVKKMTYHPSRLSGMWDMMNTDSVVDLVIGLGVPASKLVVSLPATARQFTLQNQTLSTPGSPAMDEEPKEIDQSELCRQLQRGRWTLERDQDLSAPYAFKNETWISFEDSSSVDVKGKYARVRGLAGLALYQADKDVDTPCGSSLRSILQKVLNQQSRAPRAAVLRSLENEILSVGGARGLEALQVSPYRITQVVDADGVIHSIREDTRTEFSCSRQGYFVHPRSCARFYRCVKFDQYSPDFTVFEFDCPAGLAFDARYEVCVWPGSLPNAAACPGSAEIAPVPAERFQCPSQEGFYVDPENCRWFFACLDHGKSPLTAYEFRCPFGLGFDPARMRCDWPWLVPACGNIARYEAEAFGFSAATLTGATGFQGRTAESVNIAAHRGLVAGAAVDNLVGIQTGFLNKQDALDDNFITAQELDNFSNYQLDYTNLGSQGEPSGLSYKVVAADAINKGLVQATNYNDEEKYTSGSLILDDYRLPTNKATGYNSQTTNGRIQNGQKEKYKQNYAYSTSYSNGQVAPKYRSGAYQKDNRGAYVHNPIGDRANPYRHVDIAAIPYAHIDLNTKYTYDFDRGTYSGTHDTGKYSGSSDTGPYRGYYDKGTYSQDVSKSTGYDYPKPTVPFNEGLYVQGNEDTGSETGSQSTSTFHGTYGTGDGNSYVTDSKIYPGAPHTLTAGAVNVDLVGKTTLVDGSNRGYQYSQGVVHHTEEISKPAVSITHVGTNSQNLDGYTYVTTPTLSGIPTVATPFAVTTSLPSVTYKTTYVPQPPKTSVKQLFGYTQPAVTYVQPTVVTVTDHNQSYNTGYSTVNTGTTKLASTGYDYSRPSIEFEEGISYSTTPVPVTVTKLRPQSFSHTQQGFENTYPTAFPVTEPPFKKVVAYTTGAPTAYVPSIAQSYSHKTVHNIDAGNVYIPAAESGGKYTNTVSYETSTPQPISVVPSMETNNFEKQTVHTVNVNKINSYPQEIGYDSRIYSQSPDYSQQYDTQRFGQYSIPITGNSYTQASQAYVASTTARPIVTTAKTIFENPLLKYTVNVTPATYQDTYVPQTYSQQTIHRGSGYRYKPTGAHITLDQPTVSTYQSQEYNKQNTQGNNYQETGYDYSRPSIGFKEVLSTPAPVNFVSTEGPQVYSQQTIYTGRTNNGAIYKDESIVPATPTVQPSVYKVNSETGYSRPLVTVQESSSTTSSTYDKQLFNENTQANYQTGYDYSKPSITLKESGTVSTLAPVVLSTETPHSFSQQTLHRVEKQRIVSSPLPRAQLTYQNPAVSLYENPILKYTQKTIATDVSPTSYTQYVNEGIRHQTLGTQNLQSYTYDQPEIQRNVEVPNVPAYSDASVVSHQTFHQSHTFGKADQTGKDAIFVSTTPSTLIYEDHYSEYNNPKKQVTYNLDNESRDDYTVPTTATPVRVGSRYKSRLDKYNIESNYQSTYEQPSKVTVEFPSAPASYSQSTQTRYDSPKIQVTNTAEEYLPSARLPATPTVTSTYRPRTYSTTTTRDYLPPITESVYKAPEYVPPSYLPPTQKSSSRVVTYDTFGYDAGAGASARNRYNTQEDNILSTEKFVLSTAAPLQRKQNVVVETAKSNVLGFGTVGPDAGLISSYTPSYPTSETYFVNTAASSTSKPDIVEVTSAPRRSRPKYFRPAEQSTQAPFYVESTTYQAPEYLPPSDEFEIKYNPYQNAQTTERVSSTPYYTRKQNIVVETAKSNVLGFGSDTSRVTYSTSGVPSSTVSTSPVTSTYAPVRQELVEVTSTQVPIRRYRPKVAVVTKINDFNPLLVRKLGAVCSCQSPVLVLKGRRPTAQTQIIDDYSSEDISRRGDNDEEVWQEKSRRVTKPAINTVTTGAPTVTSTYNPIIVPDDSYYQDYQEASNDDVIITPTGRGQSENYVSSKPVTSTTENVIRIRPRVKAVTVAPTYKTVILNQEVSPQESLDTVQVDSQSFDRYGPGGWRGRDETLQGSIDCQRAGLFRHPKQCNKFYACRWDCTKQRFTLHVFNCPVQLSFDPNIGACNWPSQGPACQGDTLLTNTL; encoded by the exons GATCTAAAGGACATCTTAGTATCCAAATACATCCAAGGTCTAGAGCTGTACAATGCTCACAAATCCTTCAACAGGACCAAGACTACGGAGACTGTGGAAGACGCCCGTAGTGCGATATCTGCTGCAAACAAGGGCCCACTTATGCTGGCTTTGCCTGCTCATCCGGAACTGCTCGCCAAGTACTATGACCTACGGGCTCTGGTGAAGAAAGCTGATTTGATGATTGTGCATACACATGCCCTGGGATTGGTTAAGAAGATGACATATCACCCAAGTCGGCTGAGCGGCATGTGGGACATGATGAATACT GATTCAGTTGTCGATCTTGTGATCGGCCTGGGTGTCCCAGCATCAAAACTGGTGGTGAGCCTTCCTGCGACCGCACGGCAGTTTACTCTCCAGAACCAGACTCTTAGTACACCTGGAAGCCCAGCCATGGATGAAGAACCAAAGGAGATCGACCAGTCGGAGTTATGTCGCCAACTTCAGCGTGGGCGCTGGACCCTGGAACGTGATCAGGACTTATCAGCACCTTATGCTTTCAA GAATGAAACATGGATATCCTTCGAAGATTCTTCCTCGGTGGACGTTAAGGGAAAATACGCACGTGTAAGAGGTTTGGCGGGATTGGCATTGTACCAAGCAGATAAAGACGTGGACACACCTTGCGGATCCTCCCTCAGGAGCATCCTGCAGAAGGTTCTTAACCAACAGAGTCGTGCACCCAGAGCTGCAGTTTTGAG ATCTCTAGAAAACGAAATTTTGTCTGTGGGCGGTGCGCGAGGTTTGGAAGCTCTGCAAGTGTCTCCCTATCGTATTACCCAAGTCGTCGACGCTGACGGTGTAATACACAGCATCAGAgag GACACGCGTACAGAGTTCTCGTGCTCCCGCCAAGGATACTTCGTTCATCCACGTTCCTGCGCACGATTCTATCGTTGTGTGAAATTTGACCAGTACTCTCCAGACTTTACA GTATTCGAGTTTGACTGTCCAGCTGGTCTGGCATTCGATGCACGATATGAAGTGTGTGTATGGCCAGGGTCACTCCCTAATGCGGCTGCTTGCCCCGGCTCTGCTGAGATCGCTCCCGTGCCAGCTGAGAGATTCCAATGTCCCTCACAGGAAG GTTTCTACGTTGATCCCGAGAATTGTAGATGGTTCTTTGCCTGTCTCGATCATGGAAAGTCACCGCTAACAGCGTACGAGTTCCGCTGTCCATTTGGTCTTGGATTTGATCCTGCGCGTATGCGTTGCGACTGGCCCTGGCTTGTACCTGCTTGTGGAAACATCGCTCGATACGAGGCCGAAGCTTTCGGTTTCTCTGCTGCTACACTTACAG GTGCAACCGGATTCCAAGGAAGAACAGCGGAGTCAGTGAATATCGCAGCACATCGTGGTCTCGTAGCTGGTGCCGCGGTCGATAATCTCGTTGGAATACAGACAGGATTCCTCAACAAACAAGATGCTCTTGATGATAATTTCATAACTGCACAGGAGCTGGATAACTTTAGTAATTATCAGCTGGATTACACCAACTTGGGTAGTCAGGGAGAACCTAGTGGTCTCTCCTACAAAGTAGTCGCCGCTGACGCTATAAATAAAGGCCTTGTTCAAGCAACTAATTATAACGACGAAGAAAAGTACACAAGTGGCTCTCTTATTTTAGACGACTACCGGCTTCCAACAAACAAAGCGACCGGTTACAATTCCCAAACGACCAATGGCAGAATACAAAACGGtcaaaaggaaaaatataaacaaaactacGCATACTCTACTTCTTACTCAAACGGTCAAGTCGCACCAAAATATAGGTCTGGAGCTTATCAAAAGGACAATCGTGGCGCTTATGTGCACAATCCAATTGGCGACCGTGCTAATCCTTACCGACACGTAGATATAGCTGCGATACCATATGCGCATATTGATTTGAATACTAAATACACGTACGACTTCGATAGAGGAACCTACAGTGGTACCCACGACACAGGAAAGTACAGTGGCTCCTCTGATACTGGTCCATACCGTGGGTATTACGATAAGGGGACTTATAGTCAAGACGTGTCAAAATCTACCGGCTACGACTATCCAAAACCAACGGTTCCATTCAACGAAGGCCTCTATGTTCAAGGCAATGAAGATACTGGATCTGAAACAGGTAGTCAATCAACAAGTACTTTTCATGGAACTTATGGAACGGGTGATGGAAATAGTTATGTAACTGATAGTAAAATTTACCCCGGCGCACCTCATACCCTCACGGCTGGAGCTGTCAATGTTGATTTAGTCGGTAAGACTACATTAGTTGATGGCTCTAACCGCGGTTATCAATACTCTCAGGGGGTTGTTCATCATACAGAAGAAATATCAAAGCCCGCTGTTTCGATAACACATGTTGGAACTAATAGTCAAAATCTTGATGGTTACACCTACGTCACTACCCCAACTTTATCTGGTATACCAACAGTGGCTACTCCTTTTGCAGTGACGACTTCTCTACCATCAGTCACGTACAAAACAACATACGTTCCACAACCTCCGAAGACGAGTGTTAAACAGTTATTCGGTTACACACAACCAGCTGTTACATACGTGCAACCTACTGTGGTCACCGTAACTGATCATAACCAAAGCTATAATACAGGGTACTCCACAGTCAATACGGGTACTACGAAGTTAGCTTCAACAGGTTATGATTATTCTAGACCCAGTATTGAATTTGAGGAAGGAATTTCCTATTCTACTACACCGGTTCCTGTCACAGTAACTAAATTAAGGCCACAAAGTTTTTCACACACCCAACAAGGTTTTGAAAATACTTATCCTACAGCTTTTCCTGTCACTGAACCACCTTTTAAGAAAGTAGTTGCATATACAACAGGAGCACCGACTGCATATGTCCCATCTATAGCTCAGTCATATAGCCATAAAACTGTGCACAACATAGACGCAGGAAATGTTTACATTCCAGCTGCGGAAAGTGGTggaaaatatactaatacagTTTCTTATGAGACATCTACACCGCAACCAATATCTGTAGTACCTTCGATGGAGACCAATAATTTTGAGAAACAAACTGTACATACAGTTAATGTCAACAAAATCAATAGCTATCCACAAGAGATTGGATACGACAGCCGCATTTACTCTCAATCCCCCGATTACAGCCAACAATATGATACGCAAAGATTTGGACAATATTCAATACCAATTACCGGTAACTCATACACACAAGCTTCGCAAGCATATGTCGCATCCACGACAGCGCGACCAATTGTAACAACAGCTAAAACTATATTTGAAAAtccacttttaaaatataccgtTAATGTCACCCCAGCTACTTATCAAGATACCTACGTACCTCAGACTTATAGTCAACAAACGATTCACAGAGGTTCTGGATACCGATACAAACCCACTGGTGCACACATTACATTGGATCAACCAACTGTATCGACTTATCAGTCACAAgagtataataaacaaaatacacaaGGAAATAATTACCAAGAGACTGGATATGATTATTCTCGTCCATCAATAGGCTTTAAAGAAGTACTATCAACACCGGCACCTGTGAATTTCGTGTCTACAGAAGGACCTCAAGTTTACAGTCAACAAACGATTTATACTGGCAGAACAAACAATGGTGCCATCTATAAAGATGAATCTATTGTGCCAGCCACGCCCACTGTTCAGCCGTCTGTATATAAAGTAAACTCTGAAACGGGTTATTCTCGACCTTTAGTTACCGTTCAGGAATCTTCATCAAC GACGAGTTCTACTTATGATAAGCAATTATTCAATGAAAATACACAAGCCAATTACCAAACTGGTTACGACTACTCCAAACCTTCAATAACTTTAAAAGAATCAGGGACCGTGTCAACATTAGCTCCAGTAGTTTTGTCAACTGAAACTCCACATTCCTTTAGTCAACAAACACTTCATAGAGTAGAAAAACAAAGAATAGTGTCGTCTCCTTTACCTCGTGCTCAACTGACCTACCAGAACCCTGCTGTATCTTTGTACGAAAACCCAATATTGAAGTACACCCAAAAAACAATTGCTACTGATGTTAGCCCCACTAGTTATACACAATATGTAAATGAAGGAATAAGACATCAAACTTTGGGAACACAAAACTTACAAAGCTATACATATGATCAACCCGAAATTCAAAGAAATGTAGAAGTACCAAATGTTCCAGCTTACTCAGACGCAAGCGTTGTATCACATCAAACATTCCACCAATCTCATACGTTTGGTAAGGCAGATCAAACTGGAAAGGATGCAATATTTGTGTCAACTACACCATCAACCCTTATCTATGAAGATCATTATTCTGAATACAATAATCCTAAAAAACAGGTTACATACAATTTAGATAATGAGTCCCGAGACGATTACACAGTTCCTACCACTGCAACGCCTGTTCGAGTTGGATCTCGCTATAAATCGAGATtagataaatacaatattgagTCTAACTATCAATCTACATACGAACAACCAAGTAAAGTAACGGTCGAGTTTCCTTCTGCTCCTGCATCTTATTCACAGTCCACGCAGACAAGATATGATTCTCCTAAAATACAAGTAACAAACACAGCAGAAGAATACTTACCATCGGCACGTTTACCGGCGACGCCTACGGTTACCTCGACGTACAGACCTAGAACCTATTCAACTACTACAACTCGTGACTACTTGCCACCTATTACTGAATCGGTATACAAAGCACCTGAGTACGTCCCACCATCATATTTGCCTCCTACTCAGAAATCTTCTTCCCGTGTTGTTACTTATGATACTTTCGGATACGATGCTGGTGCAGGTGCCAGTGCTAGAAATAGATATAATACGCaagaagataatattttatctaccgAAAAGTTCGTGTTATCAACAGCTGCACCATTGCAACGAAAACAAAACGTAGTTGTTGAAACCGCAAAATCAAACGTATTAGGGTTTGGTACAGTTGGTCCTGATGCCGGATTGATTTCTTCTTATACTCCTTCATACCCAACGTCTGAGACGTACTTCGTTAATACGGCAGCTTCTTCAACCTCCAAACCTGATATAGTTGAAGTAACTTCGGCACCACGTCGATCACGACCAAAATATTTCAGACCTGCAGAGCAATCAACGCAAGCACCATTCTATGTAGAAAGTACTACGTATCAGGCTCCAGAATACCTGCCCCCATCCGATGAGTTTGAAATTAAGTATAACCCTTATCAGAATGCTCAGACAACGGAAAGAGTGTCGTCTACTCCATATTATACAAGAAAACAGAATATTGTCGTTGAAACAGCTAAATCTAATGTCCTGGGTTTTGGAAGTGACACTAGTCGAGTAACGTACAGTACATCAGGAGTCCCATCAAGCACAGTTTCAACTTCTCCTGTAACATCAACTTATGCACCTGTTAGACAGGAGCTGGTAGAAGTGACTTCTACTCAAGTGCCTATACGCAGATATAGGCCTAAGGTGGCAgttgttacaaaaataaatgattttaatccTCTTCTCGTGAGAAAATTAGGCGCTGTTTGCAGTTGCCAATCACCTGTTTTAGTTCTAAAAGGTAGAAGACCAACAGCGCAGACGCAAATTATCGATGATTATAGCAGCGAAGATATCTCACGCCGAGGTGATAATGATGAAGAAGTTTGGCAAGAGAAATCGAGACGTGTTACAAAGCCAGCCATTAATACCGTAACAACTGGAGCGCCCACCGTTACTTCCACATATAATCCAATCATAGTTCCTGACGATTCATATTATCAAGACTATCAGGAAGCTAGCAATGATGATGTAATTATTACTCCTACCGGAAGAGGACAATCTGAAAATTATGTATCAAGTAAACCAGTCACTTCAACAACGGAAAACGTGATTCGAATTAGACCAAGAGTGAAAGCTGTCACAGTCGCACCAACATACAAAACGGTCATACTAAACCAAGAAGTATCACCACAAGAATCCTTAGATACTGTTCAAGTAGATTCTCAATCATTTGACCGTTATGGACCAGGTGGTTGGCGCGGCCGAGATGAAACTTTACAAGGCTCGATAGACTGCCAAAGAGCGGGTCTCTTCAGACATCCAAAACAATGTAATAAGTTTTATGCATGCAGATGGGATTGTACTAAGCAAAGATTTACATTGCACGTTTTCAATTGCCCTGTTCAACTTAGTTTTGATCCCAATATTGGTGCCTGCAACTGGCCGAGCCAAGGACCAGCCTGTCAGGGTGACACATTACTAACGAACACTTTGTAA